From a single Campylobacter concisus genomic region:
- a CDS encoding Ppx/GppA phosphatase family protein, with protein sequence MAKRTAVIDLGSNSMRMAIFERTSRLAFFILAEYKTKVRLGEGGYGSNNEISESSMEKALKAFSEFSNIIKSYKCNKVLCVGTSALRDAPNANVLISLLRKKLGINLKVIDGKEEATFGAIAAKNLLHNIDECVTIDIGGGSTELARISKGKITDTLSLDIGTVRLKELFFDKKNLNKLPKFLEQVTKQIDERFKCQNIIAIGGSLRAISSAIMSKNLYPLSSLHGFCYKLSDEQAYIESIANVSVLELNKFPIKKDRYDTIREGAHIFLALAKALNAKNIITSGVGVREGVFLKDFLRPSLKFPQNFNPNIKSLQDRFILSCNKSVTKYAKDIFMVLKKLHGLSDNYLEVLLVAAKLHNVGQEIGFYGDHKNSAYIVLNALNYGFSHEQKALIAVVIGTNGKKNIYEFERYKNLLPKAECIRWLSFMLSLAKALDLTCERLNLNFEFSGHTLKIEGAKEFAMAKEEIKKITKPEIFAISFV encoded by the coding sequence ATGGCAAAGAGAACCGCAGTAATCGACCTTGGCTCAAATTCTATGCGAATGGCGATATTTGAGAGAACGTCACGCTTAGCGTTTTTTATACTAGCTGAATATAAAACAAAAGTGCGTCTAGGCGAAGGTGGATATGGCTCAAACAATGAAATATCCGAAAGCTCAATGGAAAAAGCGCTAAAGGCCTTTAGCGAATTTTCAAATATCATAAAAAGCTACAAATGCAATAAAGTCTTATGTGTTGGAACTTCAGCGCTTAGGGACGCTCCAAACGCAAATGTTTTGATCTCTCTTTTAAGAAAAAAACTTGGCATAAATTTAAAAGTCATAGACGGCAAAGAAGAGGCTACTTTTGGTGCGATCGCAGCCAAAAATTTACTCCATAACATCGATGAATGCGTCACTATTGATATCGGTGGCGGATCAACTGAACTTGCCAGAATAAGCAAAGGCAAAATAACAGATACGCTCTCGCTTGACATTGGCACAGTTAGGTTAAAAGAGCTTTTTTTTGATAAAAAAAACTTAAATAAATTGCCAAAATTTTTAGAGCAAGTTACAAAACAAATAGATGAGCGATTTAAATGCCAAAACATAATTGCTATTGGTGGCTCTCTTAGAGCGATATCATCTGCTATAATGAGCAAAAATTTATATCCACTCTCATCACTGCATGGCTTTTGCTACAAGCTTAGCGACGAGCAAGCCTACATCGAGAGCATTGCAAATGTTAGCGTGCTTGAGCTAAATAAATTTCCTATAAAAAAAGATAGATACGACACCATTAGAGAGGGTGCACATATCTTTTTGGCCCTCGCCAAAGCTCTAAATGCCAAAAATATTATAACAAGCGGGGTTGGTGTAAGAGAGGGAGTGTTCTTAAAAGATTTTTTACGCCCTAGCCTTAAATTTCCGCAAAATTTTAATCCAAACATCAAAAGTTTGCAAGATCGTTTTATATTATCATGCAATAAATCGGTCACAAAGTATGCAAAAGATATATTTATGGTATTAAAAAAGCTTCACGGTCTAAGCGATAACTATCTTGAAGTGCTTTTAGTTGCTGCAAAACTTCACAATGTCGGTCAAGAGATTGGCTTTTATGGCGATCATAAAAACTCAGCCTATATAGTCTTAAATGCCTTAAATTATGGCTTTTCGCATGAACAAAAAGCATTGATTGCAGTAGTAATTGGCACAAACGGAAAGAAAAATATCTATGAATTTGAACGGTATAAAAATTTACTTCCAAAAGCCGAGTGTATAAGATGGCTGAGTTTTATGCTCTCACTTGCAAAGGCACTTGATCTAACCTGTGAAAGGCTAAATTTAAACTTCGAATTTAGTGGGCATACGCTAAAAATAGAAGGCGCAAAAGAATTCGCTATGGCAAAAGAAGAGATAAAAAAGATCACAAAGCCTGAAATTTTTGCTATTTCGTTTGTATAA
- the trpA gene encoding tryptophan synthase subunit alpha, with the protein MDKIKSAFNGKKANIGYIVAGYPSLEKTKEFLENLNESTLDLVEIGIPYSDPLADGKLIAQASFETVQNGVNTDIVFDMLEGCKAKVTKPLVFLVYFNIIFAYGVDKFLKRSVEAGVSGFIVPDLPCEECEEFTLKCKELNLSLIPLISVTSGSRADGILKFGSGFIYALGAIGVSGSKRADEDRIKNLVLELKKKSDLPVAVGFGIKNKDDVNEVKKYADGVIIGTQIVKLCADFSGEKLVKEIDKLF; encoded by the coding sequence ATGGATAAGATCAAAAGTGCATTTAACGGCAAAAAAGCAAACATCGGCTACATCGTGGCTGGATATCCAAGCCTAGAAAAAACGAAGGAATTTTTGGAAAATTTGAACGAGAGCACGCTTGATCTAGTTGAGATCGGCATCCCTTACTCTGATCCGCTGGCTGATGGTAAGCTCATAGCGCAAGCTAGCTTTGAGACGGTGCAAAATGGCGTAAATACGGATATTGTCTTTGATATGCTTGAGGGTTGCAAGGCAAAAGTGACAAAACCACTCGTTTTTCTGGTCTATTTTAATATCATCTTTGCTTATGGTGTTGATAAATTTCTAAAAAGATCAGTTGAGGCTGGAGTTAGCGGCTTTATCGTGCCGGATCTGCCTTGCGAGGAGTGCGAGGAATTTACTCTAAAGTGCAAGGAACTAAATTTAAGCCTGATACCACTTATCAGCGTCACATCTGGTAGTAGAGCGGATGGAATTTTAAAATTTGGCTCAGGATTTATTTATGCTCTTGGCGCGATCGGCGTTAGTGGTTCAAAAAGGGCTGATGAAGATAGGATAAAAAATTTAGTTCTAGAGCTTAAGAAAAAGAGCGATTTGCCAGTGGCTGTGGGCTTTGGTATCAAAAACAAAGATGATGTTAATGAAGTAAAAAAATATGCTGATGGAGTGATAATAGGTACGCAAATAGTTAAGCTTTGTGCCGATTTTAGCGGTGAAAAGCTAGTAAAAGAGATAGATAAACTCTTTTAA
- a CDS encoding dihydroneopterin aldolase, translated as MKSEITTIIKDYKFETIIGMLDFERVAKQEVQINLEICSTGFIDYVLIIDFVKNFYNKRQFQSVEESLEETSKALKEKFSSLTSLKMEILKTEILPNAVVGAKINTIF; from the coding sequence ATGAAAAGCGAGATAACGACGATCATTAAAGATTATAAATTTGAAACGATCATCGGAATGCTTGATTTTGAGCGAGTCGCTAAGCAAGAGGTGCAAATAAATCTAGAAATTTGCTCAACTGGTTTTATTGATTATGTTTTAATTATTGACTTTGTTAAAAATTTTTACAATAAAAGACAGTTCCAAAGCGTTGAAGAGTCTCTTGAAGAAACTAGCAAAGCATTAAAAGAGAAATTTAGCTCACTAACTAGCCTTAAAATGGAAATTTTAAAAACAGAAATTTTACCAAACGCAGTTGTTGGAGCAAAAATAAACACTATTTTTTAA
- a CDS encoding sensor histidine kinase gives MLIVVISVMLYHYIRVTVFQSVVNELNYQAEAYKKNPQNFNPLNSKTFTIENPNKTLATIKTDEPQDKETYIVTQKSKDQSKTFLITKLDETSYLSLEKDTTLQAHIVEEIFIDIIIVNVSAILLVLFYALFLSRMLLIPIKILSHKLTNLDEKFLHEIDIKSLPDEFLPLGQSINRLISRIQTFVLYQKELFVGVAHELKTPLAVMKTKNEVTLLKPRESEKYIEALKSNNEAINGMNAMISSVLEIGRQEGAQFEEPVNTDVIGFLKKLAKNYEILAKNDEKNIKLDLKPEILNLKIQTSLLTHIVQNFVQNAIKFSPKNSTIKISSKLIKNKFIIEVIDEGIGIDESKDLFAPFKRYGDKGGAGLGLFLAKGAAQALGGEVDIKNRNDRGGAVASLVLNIKG, from the coding sequence ATGCTAATTGTAGTTATTTCGGTAATGCTTTATCATTATATAAGGGTTACCGTTTTTCAAAGTGTAGTTAATGAGCTAAACTATCAAGCAGAAGCTTATAAAAAAAATCCTCAGAATTTCAATCCTTTAAATTCAAAAACATTTACGATAGAAAATCCAAACAAAACCCTAGCAACGATAAAAACAGATGAGCCACAAGATAAAGAAACATATATCGTAACGCAAAAATCAAAGGATCAGAGTAAAACTTTTTTAATAACAAAACTCGATGAAACCAGTTATTTAAGCCTAGAAAAAGATACTACACTTCAAGCTCATATAGTAGAAGAAATTTTTATAGATATTATAATCGTAAATGTATCAGCGATACTTTTGGTGCTTTTTTATGCGCTATTTTTATCAAGAATGCTTTTAATACCTATAAAAATTTTAAGTCACAAGCTTACAAATTTAGATGAAAAATTTCTCCATGAGATCGATATAAAAAGTCTACCAGATGAATTTTTACCACTTGGGCAGAGCATAAATAGGCTAATCTCTCGCATCCAAACATTTGTCTTATACCAAAAAGAGCTTTTTGTAGGCGTGGCACATGAGCTAAAAACACCGCTGGCTGTAATGAAAACAAAAAATGAAGTTACACTTTTAAAGCCACGCGAGAGCGAAAAATATATCGAGGCTCTAAAATCAAATAATGAAGCTATAAACGGCATGAACGCAATGATAAGTTCTGTGCTTGAGATCGGTCGCCAAGAGGGAGCTCAGTTTGAAGAGCCAGTAAATACCGATGTTATAGGATTTTTAAAAAAACTTGCAAAAAACTATGAGATACTTGCAAAAAATGATGAAAAAAATATAAAACTAGACCTAAAACCAGAAATTTTAAATCTAAAAATACAAACTAGCTTGCTAACTCACATTGTGCAAAATTTTGTTCAAAATGCCATTAAATTTTCACCAAAAAATAGCACCATTAAGATTAGCTCCAAGCTCATAAAAAATAAATTTATCATCGAAGTAATAGATGAAGGAATAGGCATAGATGAGAGCAAAGATTTGTTTGCTCCGTTTAAAAGATACGGAGACAAAGGTGGCGCTGGGCTTGGGTTGTTTCTAGCTAAAGGTGCGGCGCAGGCTCTTGGTGGCGAAGTAGATATTAAAAATAGAAACGATAGAGGCGGTGCGGTCGCAAGCCTAGTTTTAAATATAAAAGGATAA
- the fliN gene encoding flagellar motor switch protein FliN, whose amino-acid sequence MNDESAIETLEQLGLFKSYDELMDISVDFIAELGTTTVSINELLKFEAGSVIDLEKPAGESVELYINNRIFGKGEVMVYEKNLAIRINEILDSKSVIQYFKKELL is encoded by the coding sequence ATGAACGACGAGAGTGCGATAGAGACGCTAGAGCAGCTAGGGCTTTTTAAGAGCTATGATGAGCTTATGGATATAAGCGTTGATTTTATAGCTGAGCTAGGAACTACCACGGTTAGTATAAATGAGCTTTTGAAATTTGAAGCTGGTTCGGTCATAGACCTTGAAAAGCCAGCAGGTGAGAGTGTGGAGCTATATATAAATAATAGAATTTTTGGAAAAGGTGAAGTAATGGTTTATGAGAAAAATTTAGCCATCAGGATAAATGAAATTTTGGATTCAAAGTCAGTTATTCAGTACTTCAAAAAAGAACTTTTATGA
- the hsrA gene encoding homeostatic response regulator transcription factor HsrA, which translates to MRILIVEDEVTLNKTIAEGLQEFGYQTDSSENFKDAEYYIGIRNYDLVLTDWMLQDGDGIDLINIIKHKSPRTSVVVLSAKDDKESEIKALRAGADDYIKKPFDFDILVARLEARLRFGGTNIIKIDELIINPDEEKITYLGRDIELKGKPFEVLTHLARHSDQIVSKEQLLDAIWEEPELVTPNVIEVAINQIRQKMDKPLNISTIETVRRRGYRFCFPKKA; encoded by the coding sequence ATGCGTATTTTAATAGTTGAAGATGAAGTGACGCTAAATAAGACGATTGCTGAGGGCTTGCAGGAGTTTGGCTATCAAACTGATAGCTCTGAAAATTTTAAAGATGCTGAGTACTATATAGGCATTAGAAATTACGATCTAGTTTTGACTGATTGGATGCTTCAAGATGGCGATGGCATAGATCTTATAAACATCATCAAACATAAATCTCCACGCACTTCAGTTGTAGTTCTTTCTGCAAAAGATGACAAAGAAAGTGAAATAAAAGCACTTAGAGCTGGTGCTGATGACTATATCAAAAAGCCATTTGATTTTGACATTTTAGTAGCTAGACTTGAAGCTAGACTACGCTTTGGCGGCACAAATATTATAAAAATTGATGAGCTCATCATCAATCCAGATGAGGAAAAAATCACATATTTGGGTCGTGACATTGAGCTTAAGGGTAAGCCTTTCGAAGTCTTAACTCACCTTGCAAGACACTCAGATCAGATCGTATCTAAAGAGCAACTGCTTGATGCTATCTGGGAAGAGCCAGAGCTTGTAACTCCAAATGTCATTGAAGTCGCTATCAACCAAATCCGCCAAAAAATGGATAAACCGCTAAATATTTCAACAATTGAAACTGTTAGAAGACGCGGATATAGATTTTGTTTTCCAAAAAAAGCCTAA
- a CDS encoding chemotaxis protein CheX: MRKVIDEATSYLCKDTLGLDLEFGKSLGKGFYGASIPVYKGKSEYHFYLFFKKDTLKIFMNAFFGHEDVDGGDLDDLCKEIANQIIGKAKNLLNEKEPNAYKLGTPEFLGEVENFGIKLKEKFVYKIKNRTFQIGYDIQ; the protein is encoded by the coding sequence ATGAGAAAAGTTATAGATGAAGCTACAAGCTATCTTTGCAAGGATACTTTAGGGCTAGATTTAGAGTTTGGCAAGAGTCTGGGCAAAGGATTTTACGGAGCTAGCATACCAGTCTATAAGGGCAAAAGCGAGTATCATTTTTACCTATTTTTTAAAAAAGATACTTTGAAAATTTTCATGAATGCCTTTTTTGGTCACGAAGATGTTGATGGTGGCGATCTGGACGATCTTTGCAAAGAGATAGCAAATCAGATCATTGGCAAAGCTAAAAATTTACTAAATGAAAAAGAGCCAAATGCTTATAAGCTTGGAACGCCTGAATTTTTAGGTGAAGTTGAAAATTTTGGCATAAAGCTAAAAGAGAAATTTGTATATAAAATAAAAAATAGAACATTTCAAATAGGCTACGACATACAATGA
- a CDS encoding excinuclease ABC subunit A, which yields MKFILFFLLFATQILASNLLTYNIYERADRVDIMLSFDAPYEGNIFQKREKDTTSLILNSLNYDQSTSKDINSKIIQELEIEPKQNSLVLNLRSNDAIIVNASKTTDSFGLRIRVTLKNAKPQIQNMPQASAKIETHSTPKIDEEPMLNIDSRYFIVLSVLIALLVFLYVFKRYITSKSNDFSGFKAPRNQSQNDTKSMNWLLKNQNSNVNIIYEKYLDRTNKLMLLSYENRRYLVIVGSSNVMLDSFGEDKIQNEQDFAIFFEENKKKLSSFLEERKNSLSNYKDKMSGEF from the coding sequence ATGAAATTTATACTATTTTTCTTACTTTTTGCAACTCAAATTTTAGCTTCAAACCTATTAACTTACAATATCTATGAACGTGCTGATAGAGTCGATATTATGCTTAGCTTTGATGCACCTTATGAAGGAAATATCTTTCAAAAGCGCGAAAAAGACACAACATCTTTGATATTAAATTCGCTAAATTACGATCAAAGTACTAGTAAAGACATAAACTCAAAGATTATTCAAGAGCTTGAGATAGAGCCAAAGCAAAACTCGCTTGTCTTAAATTTACGCTCAAATGATGCTATTATCGTAAATGCTTCAAAGACGACTGATAGTTTTGGACTCCGCATTCGTGTAACTCTAAAAAATGCAAAACCTCAAATACAAAATATGCCTCAAGCTAGTGCAAAAATAGAGACCCATAGCACACCAAAGATAGATGAAGAGCCTATGTTAAATATAGACTCAAGGTATTTTATAGTTTTAAGTGTGCTTATTGCGCTTCTTGTATTTTTATATGTATTTAAAAGATATATTACGTCAAAGAGTAATGATTTTAGCGGATTTAAAGCACCTAGAAATCAGTCTCAAAATGATACAAAATCAATGAACTGGCTACTTAAAAATCAAAATAGTAACGTCAATATAATATATGAAAAGTATCTCGATCGCACGAATAAACTAATGCTATTAAGCTATGAAAATAGGCGTTATTTAGTGATAGTTGGTAGCTCAAATGTAATGCTTGATAGCTTTGGTGAAGACAAGATACAAAACGAGCAAGATTTTGCTATATTTTTTGAAGAGAACAAGAAAAAACTAAGCTCATTTTTAGAAGAGCGAAAAAATAGTTTAAGTAACTATAAAGATAAGATGAGCGGAGAATTTTAG